In Candidatus Rokuibacteriota bacterium, a genomic segment contains:
- a CDS encoding FemAB family PEP-CTERM system-associated protein: MEIRPLTTETVEWDAFVRSAVHGSPFHLLAWKRVVEAAFGHRPHYLMAAGSDRVEGVLPLFEVPGLFGGRGLVSVPYGVYGGVCATSPEARAALLEAATRLARERRADYVELRHRSGQQVDLPTKSLYVTFARPISADSEENMAAIPRKQRRMIRQGVKFGLRSEFGLQHLDAFYEVYAESVRRLGSPVFPRTLFRAIAQEFKQDCELLTIWREGRLLAGVLTLLYEDRALPYYGGALGAGSQFAVNDFMYWELMCRVAAAGYQIFDFGRSREGTGPYHFKRHWGFEPEALPYQYILQRGSIPNLSPSNPKMRLAIAAWKRLPLAVTKALGPRLTRYLP, translated from the coding sequence GTGGAAATCAGACCGCTCACCACGGAGACCGTCGAGTGGGACGCGTTCGTCCGCTCCGCCGTCCACGGGAGCCCGTTCCACTTGCTGGCGTGGAAGCGCGTGGTCGAGGCCGCGTTCGGTCATCGGCCCCACTACCTCATGGCGGCAGGTTCGGACCGCGTGGAAGGCGTGCTGCCGCTGTTCGAGGTACCGGGCCTCTTCGGGGGGCGCGGGCTCGTCTCGGTACCCTACGGGGTCTACGGCGGCGTTTGCGCGACATCCCCCGAGGCGCGCGCGGCGCTGCTGGAAGCCGCCACCCGGCTGGCGCGGGAGCGCCGGGCCGACTACGTGGAACTGCGCCACAGGAGCGGCCAGCAGGTGGACTTGCCGACCAAGTCGCTGTACGTGACGTTCGCCCGTCCGATCTCAGCCGACTCCGAGGAGAACATGGCGGCCATCCCCCGCAAGCAGCGGCGGATGATCCGCCAGGGCGTCAAGTTTGGCCTCCGGTCGGAGTTCGGGCTCCAGCATCTGGACGCGTTCTACGAGGTCTACGCCGAGAGCGTCCGAAGGCTGGGCTCCCCGGTCTTCCCCCGCACCCTCTTCCGCGCCATCGCCCAGGAGTTCAAGCAGGACTGCGAGCTGCTGACCATCTGGCGCGAGGGACGACTTCTCGCCGGCGTGCTCACCCTTCTCTATGAGGACCGGGCGCTCCCTTACTACGGCGGCGCGCTCGGCGCGGGTTCCCAGTTCGCCGTCAATGACTTTATGTACTGGGAGCTCATGTGTCGCGTGGCCGCGGCGGGTTACCAGATCTTCGACTTCGGCAGGAGCCGCGAGGGCACCGGCCCGTATCACTTCAAGCGGCACTGGGGATTCGAGCCTGAGGCCCTGCCGTACCAGTACATCCTGCAGCGGGGCTCCATCCCGAACCTGAGCCCGTCCAACCCAAAGATGCGCCTGGCCATCGCGGCCTGGAAGCGCCTGCCGCTCGCCGTGACCAAGGCGCTCGGACCCCGTCTCACGAGGTACCTGCCGTGA
- a CDS encoding glycosyltransferase: MLGPWVPSARYPVEAERLLRFARHLVHGHRLTLAFATDVPDHSGTILALRAEFPDMEFAVVPRRLRRLWSALRLFAKASVELTYFDSAALRTRLRDRERTSPFDVVYAASAGMIQHALDLERPGPLVIDFGDLDSEWWERRAAGSPRLKAGFYRAEAARVRELEQAAARRATVSMVSSVQAAERIASFAPGVPVVVVQNGVDPERYPAGPHRAAEPVIAFTGSLEGAGGFDAATKFCRGVLPAVRAQVAGARVVIPGRYLPRSARRLARLPGVEIVGNGVDLRALFRHAAVAVSPSGDSNGARQGALEAMAAGVPLVASRKSLNGLWAKFDQEVYVKDDPGAMARRLVELLSSESMRAEVGSRGRAFVRAHHSWEAAAVHVAQVVDRVLSITPRAFRPAAAPEAPAKP; this comes from the coding sequence ATGCTCGGTCCGTGGGTGCCCTCGGCACGGTACCCGGTGGAGGCGGAGCGGCTCCTCCGCTTCGCCCGACACCTCGTCCATGGTCACCGGCTCACGCTCGCCTTTGCCACAGACGTCCCCGACCACTCGGGGACGATCCTGGCGCTGCGTGCCGAGTTTCCGGACATGGAGTTCGCCGTCGTGCCGCGCCGCCTCCGGCGGCTGTGGAGCGCGCTCCGCCTGTTCGCCAAGGCGTCGGTCGAGCTCACGTACTTCGACTCCGCCGCGCTTCGCACCCGCCTCCGCGACCGTGAGCGGACCTCCCCCTTCGACGTGGTCTACGCCGCGTCGGCCGGCATGATCCAGCACGCGCTCGACCTGGAGCGCCCAGGGCCGCTGGTGATCGACTTCGGGGACCTCGACTCAGAGTGGTGGGAGCGCCGCGCTGCGGGAAGCCCCCGGCTCAAGGCGGGATTCTATCGCGCCGAGGCGGCCAGGGTGCGCGAGTTGGAGCAGGCCGCCGCCCGGCGGGCCACGGTCTCCATGGTGTCGAGCGTCCAGGCCGCCGAGCGGATTGCTTCCTTCGCTCCCGGGGTCCCCGTCGTCGTGGTCCAGAACGGCGTGGATCCGGAGCGCTATCCGGCGGGCCCCCATCGGGCGGCCGAGCCGGTCATCGCATTCACCGGCTCCCTCGAGGGCGCCGGCGGGTTCGACGCTGCCACAAAGTTCTGCCGCGGGGTGCTGCCCGCGGTCCGCGCTCAAGTGGCCGGCGCTCGTGTCGTGATTCCCGGCCGGTACCTGCCCCGGTCCGCGCGACGCTTGGCGCGGCTGCCCGGCGTCGAGATCGTCGGCAACGGCGTGGACCTTCGGGCCCTCTTCCGACACGCCGCCGTCGCCGTCTCGCCCTCAGGCGACTCCAACGGGGCGCGCCAGGGGGCGCTCGAGGCCATGGCCGCTGGCGTGCCGCTTGTGGCGAGCCGAAAGAGCCTGAACGGGCTATGGGCGAAGTTCGATCAAGAGGTGTACGTCAAGGACGACCCCGGGGCCATGGCCCGCCGCCTGGTCGAGCTGCTCAGCAGCGAGTCCATGCGCGCGGAGGTGGGCAGCCGCGGCCGGGCTTTCGTCCGCGCGCACCATTCATGGGAAGCCGCGGCTGTCCACGTCGCCCAAGTGGTCGACCGCGTCCTGAGCATCACGCCCCGCGCGTTCCGGCCGGCGGCAGCCCCTGAGGCGCCTGCGAAACCATGA
- a CDS encoding GNAT family N-acetyltransferase, with product MKIRRITDRADFDALAPVWDAVVAESGQTSPFHSHDWFVCCWNAALPDRQPEALVVEDAAGPVGLVPLVRWKGDLHGVPARFVGLLHVPDTPFVDWLSVGPPEPIIEAVMKDLARREDWDVLALAGLPATSVTVKALEAWLPGRFRWHQTSVLRSPSLVVSGTWEEFWAGKSQRFKKTIRNVANRLAKAGTLAVEQHREVQPDGRVFAELLDVSRRSWKAPRQVAIATMPRMPEFFGELTVRASARGWLRLWVLRLDGRAVATEYQLEDGGRVHALRAEFDGSLPEELSPGTHLNAEIARALFARSGVHEYDMGPGENEYKSRWTSDAHETVGLRIYRPGTYGAALYALEARAVPAIRKLRRQGNPA from the coding sequence ATGAAGATTCGTCGCATCACCGATCGCGCGGACTTCGACGCGCTGGCCCCCGTCTGGGACGCCGTCGTGGCGGAGAGCGGACAGACCTCGCCCTTCCACAGCCATGACTGGTTCGTCTGCTGCTGGAACGCCGCCCTTCCGGACCGCCAGCCGGAGGCGCTCGTGGTCGAGGACGCGGCCGGCCCGGTGGGGCTCGTGCCCCTTGTCAGGTGGAAGGGCGATCTCCACGGCGTCCCTGCCCGATTCGTGGGCCTCCTTCACGTACCCGACACTCCCTTCGTAGACTGGCTCTCCGTCGGGCCTCCAGAGCCCATCATCGAAGCCGTCATGAAGGACCTCGCCAGGCGTGAGGACTGGGACGTGCTCGCGCTCGCCGGGCTGCCGGCCACCTCGGTCACGGTCAAGGCGCTGGAGGCTTGGCTCCCCGGCCGCTTCCGCTGGCACCAGACGAGCGTTCTCCGCTCTCCATCCCTCGTGGTGTCGGGCACGTGGGAGGAATTCTGGGCCGGCAAGAGCCAGCGATTCAAGAAGACCATCCGCAACGTCGCCAACCGCCTGGCCAAGGCGGGGACTCTCGCCGTCGAGCAGCACCGCGAGGTCCAGCCCGACGGGCGGGTTTTCGCCGAGCTCCTCGACGTCTCGCGCCGGAGCTGGAAGGCGCCTCGCCAGGTCGCCATCGCCACCATGCCGCGCATGCCGGAGTTCTTCGGCGAGCTTACCGTGCGCGCCAGCGCGCGCGGGTGGCTCCGCCTCTGGGTCCTCCGCCTCGACGGCCGCGCGGTGGCGACCGAGTATCAGCTCGAGGACGGCGGGCGGGTCCATGCGCTGAGGGCGGAATTCGACGGGTCCCTCCCCGAGGAGCTCTCTCCCGGCACCCATCTCAACGCCGAGATCGCGCGCGCCCTGTTCGCGCGGTCCGGAGTGCACGAGTACGACATGGGCCCGGGGGAGAACGAGTACAAGTCACGCTGGACCTCGGACGCCCACGAAACCGTGGGGCTGCGCATCTACCGGCCCGGGACGTACGGCGCGGCGCTGTACGCTCTCGAGGCCCGCGCGGTGCCGGCGATCCGAAAGCTTCGACGCCAGGGAAACCCGGCATGA
- a CDS encoding asparagine synthase-related protein, whose product MSLIGGLVYRDPTRPVEPGRLSLGSLADPGAGRGTRIGLPGALLATEGEQAACAQWDGAAAAMDHDLTNLDEIRGSSKVEPTIRVLEDGYRRHGARFLAALRGGFALALWWPRSRRLLLAADRFGIRRLYYAATPEGIAFGTRVSVPLALPGTTSAVDPEAVYAYLNYSAIPAPQTVYRAIRRLPPGHLLEWEDGRLRVEPYWDMRYTERAISRTAASASLRRHTEEAVGDALRGADPKHTGAFLSGGTDSSTVVGLMTRLTGERVNAFSIGFLETRYDELQYAELAARHFDAAHYTRVVTADDAFSCLPEVVEAYDEPFGDNSALPTFLCARQARETGMRLILAGDGGDEIFGGNERYRREQILARYRLIPGAIRKGLIEPILGAVKPGRMDVLGKAQRYVGRASQPNPDRFYSTEFFIARERLRLLHPDFLSAVTADAPFRIARRHFDAVTARSELNRLLYVDLKITIGDNDLFKVTRMAELAGIAVRFPMLDPRLVEFTGTLPAWHKVRGTEKRHLFKRAFSTLLPAATLAKVKHGFGLPISDWLRTHGPFRELARDTLLSRRSRERGYFAPGVMEELFRLHEDDRTPFYGDLLWSLLMLELWHGHHGDVA is encoded by the coding sequence ATGAGCCTCATCGGCGGACTCGTCTATCGCGATCCGACGCGCCCGGTCGAACCGGGCCGCCTCTCCCTCGGGTCCCTCGCCGATCCCGGTGCCGGTCGAGGGACCCGGATCGGCCTCCCGGGCGCCCTCCTCGCGACCGAAGGGGAGCAGGCGGCATGCGCGCAGTGGGACGGCGCGGCGGCCGCGATGGATCACGACCTCACCAACCTGGACGAGATCCGCGGCTCCTCGAAGGTCGAGCCAACGATCCGCGTCCTCGAGGACGGCTATCGCCGCCACGGCGCCCGGTTTCTTGCGGCTCTCCGCGGGGGCTTCGCGCTGGCGCTCTGGTGGCCGCGCTCCCGTCGCCTCCTGCTGGCCGCCGACCGCTTCGGCATCCGGCGCCTCTACTACGCGGCGACACCAGAGGGCATCGCCTTCGGGACCCGCGTCAGCGTCCCGCTGGCGCTGCCGGGGACGACATCGGCGGTGGATCCCGAGGCGGTCTACGCCTACCTCAATTACAGCGCGATCCCCGCCCCGCAGACGGTCTACCGCGCCATCCGGCGGCTGCCCCCGGGCCATCTCCTCGAATGGGAGGACGGCCGGCTCCGTGTGGAGCCCTATTGGGACATGCGGTACACGGAGCGGGCGATCTCACGCACCGCTGCCTCGGCGTCGCTCCGCCGGCACACCGAAGAGGCGGTAGGTGATGCACTCCGTGGCGCCGACCCGAAGCACACGGGGGCCTTCCTGAGCGGCGGCACCGACAGCAGCACTGTGGTGGGGCTCATGACGCGCCTGACGGGCGAGCGCGTCAACGCCTTCTCGATCGGCTTCCTCGAGACTCGGTACGACGAGCTCCAGTACGCCGAGCTGGCCGCCCGGCACTTCGACGCCGCCCACTACACCCGCGTGGTCACAGCCGATGACGCCTTCAGCTGCCTGCCCGAGGTGGTCGAAGCCTACGACGAGCCCTTTGGCGACAATTCGGCGCTGCCCACCTTCCTCTGCGCGCGCCAGGCGCGCGAGACAGGAATGCGGCTGATCCTGGCCGGGGACGGCGGCGACGAGATCTTCGGCGGCAACGAGCGCTACCGCCGCGAACAGATTCTGGCCCGCTACCGGTTGATCCCTGGAGCGATCCGGAAGGGCCTGATCGAGCCCATTCTGGGCGCCGTAAAGCCGGGCCGCATGGACGTGTTGGGCAAGGCCCAGCGCTATGTCGGCCGGGCGTCGCAGCCGAATCCCGACCGGTTCTACTCCACAGAGTTCTTCATCGCCCGCGAGCGCCTACGGCTCCTCCACCCGGACTTTCTCTCGGCGGTCACCGCGGACGCTCCGTTCCGGATCGCCCGCCGCCACTTTGACGCCGTCACCGCCCGGAGCGAGCTCAACCGGCTGCTCTATGTCGATCTCAAGATCACCATCGGCGATAACGACCTATTCAAAGTGACGCGGATGGCTGAGCTGGCCGGCATCGCCGTGCGCTTCCCGATGCTGGACCCGCGGCTGGTGGAATTCACGGGCACCCTCCCCGCCTGGCACAAGGTCCGGGGAACGGAGAAGCGCCACCTCTTCAAACGCGCGTTCTCGACCCTGCTCCCGGCGGCCACCCTGGCCAAGGTCAAGCACGGCTTTGGACTGCCCATCAGCGACTGGCTCCGCACCCACGGGCCGTTTCGCGAACTGGCGCGGGACACGCTCCTGTCCCGCCGGAGCCGGGAGCGTGGGTACTTCGCGCCCGGAGTGATGGAGGAGCTCTTCCGGCTCCACGAGGATGACCGCACCCCGTTCTACGGCGATCTGCTGTGGTCGCTCCTCATGCTGGAGCTCTGGCACGGGCACCATGGAGACGTCGCATGA
- a CDS encoding polysaccharide deacetylase family protein — MSLRDQAIRAVSSALYHSRLLGPIATAAIYASPRRGFPILTFHRVNDDHDPFLPAMPTVVFAARIAHIARHYRVLAVEDLVERVRQGTAPRNALALTFDDGYRDNLSHAAPILAQHRLPATIFLATGYIGTPDVPWFDRVALAFKLSRRRDVTLPGCQPLHIETEGDRLAGLKLAMGWLKTLPDDERRRAVERLVADLRPRGPGRPKRVMLTWEEVDALRGLGFSIGAHTVTHPILSRVTPERAREEIQGSKDAIERTLGVPVRAFAYPNGGPEDYSSTTVRLVQECGFTCAVSARRGLNGPAMPAFELRRGGPWEAHLPTFALKLAYYRLTGA, encoded by the coding sequence ATGAGCCTCAGGGATCAGGCCATCCGCGCGGTCTCGAGCGCCCTCTACCACAGCCGCCTCCTGGGTCCGATCGCGACGGCGGCCATCTACGCGAGCCCCAGACGTGGCTTCCCGATCCTGACGTTCCACCGGGTCAACGACGACCACGACCCGTTCTTGCCCGCTATGCCCACGGTCGTGTTCGCGGCGCGCATTGCCCACATCGCACGGCACTACCGGGTGCTGGCCGTGGAAGATCTCGTGGAGCGCGTGCGCCAGGGCACGGCGCCCCGCAACGCCCTGGCGCTGACCTTCGATGACGGCTATCGCGACAACCTGAGCCACGCGGCCCCGATCCTGGCCCAGCACAGGTTGCCGGCAACCATCTTCCTGGCGACGGGTTACATCGGGACGCCGGATGTGCCGTGGTTCGATCGCGTAGCCCTCGCCTTCAAGCTCTCCCGGCGCAGGGATGTCACGCTCCCCGGCTGCCAGCCGCTACACATCGAGACCGAAGGAGACCGGCTCGCCGGCCTCAAGCTCGCGATGGGCTGGCTCAAGACTCTTCCTGACGACGAGCGCCGCCGAGCGGTGGAGCGGCTGGTGGCCGATCTCCGACCCCGGGGGCCCGGGCGGCCAAAGCGAGTCATGCTCACCTGGGAGGAAGTGGACGCCCTGCGCGGGCTCGGCTTCTCCATCGGGGCCCACACCGTGACCCATCCCATCCTGTCGCGCGTGACGCCGGAGCGCGCCCGCGAGGAGATCCAGGGATCCAAGGACGCTATCGAGCGGACCCTGGGCGTGCCCGTCCGCGCCTTCGCCTATCCGAACGGTGGCCCCGAAGACTATAGTTCGACGACGGTCCGGCTCGTGCAGGAGTGCGGCTTTACCTGCGCGGTGAGCGCGCGCCGGGGTCTCAACGGACCTGCCATGCCTGCATTCGAGCTCCGGCGTGGAGGCCCCTGGGAGGCTCACCTGCCCACCTTTGCCCTCAAGCTGGCCTACTACCGGCTGACGGGCGCCTGA